In a single window of the Branchiostoma floridae strain S238N-H82 chromosome 2, Bfl_VNyyK, whole genome shotgun sequence genome:
- the LOC118431986 gene encoding polycomb protein Asx-like: MEVDIGPPGGRPWYCSRLLGSNKETTFCFTLQALRAANQQGRTRTLAEIKAQTKAKLQARTHTQMQGKLQAPVGAALHVSPTSPNRTGLTSSPGQPRVATPQLSTSTAAPHGVATVTEPKTSVPFSAPGSSVPLTHQVTGTNQTEAAHLGPADSRLSVSLTAEESLSQQPLTDRSHMKNITLVELITGKPPSDKPTSKSTTDNLPPRPSTLEMLPQTSVSEAFNVKSSQFPAKLLEASSPADSISSSESVSSERSAASVHSLPPHGGSRTPRALKVSSHYLLSSSTQALKHLRENHGKGRSAARPRNPDEPPRASSAPPVPGKIFENEVENVRAASVASVPAVTDIYENGQASCATRGNLTTNDASLAHVSRPTSNPGVLTPVQVAPTDSAPSLVNQHVGVPVSFVGFQNVVRLPQGALPQHIQVPQGMIQGMNQVHVGNMMQQVGQIVNVSPQTLSAPPQLHHPQQVLVSMSSNGNAIPITMNQVSLHHQNNANNTVVNCVQNANNINTMQNAGGTPGGNANCVGPNSNNSGGHTTNAGTKCSCRLKAMVMCKSCGAFCHDDCIGPSRLCVTCLIK, from the exons ATGGAGGTTGAtattgggcctcctggtggccgaccatggtactgcagcagacttCTGG GCTCCAACAAAGAGACCACATTCTGCTTCACCCTCCAGGCCTTGAGAGCAGCAAATCAGCAAGGTCGGACCAGAACCCTGGCTGAGATAAAGGCCCAGACTAAAGCCAAGCTGCAGGccaggacacacacacagatgcaggGCAAGCTGCAGGCTCCG GTTGGGGCCGCTCTACACGTGTCCCCCACCTCTCCAAACCGAACAGGGCTGACGTCATCACCCGGGCAACCAAGGGTGGCCACGCCCCAACTGTCCACATCAACAGCAGCACCTCACGGCGTTGCCACGGTAACAGAACCAAAGACTTCGGTACCCTTCTCTGCGCCAGGGTCGTCCGTGCCACTCACTCATCAG GTGACAGGCACTAACCAGACAGAGGCAGCACATTTGGGCCCAGCAGATTCGAGGCTCTCGGTTTCACTGACAGCGGAGGAAAGCCTGTCGCAACAACCACTCACTGACAGGTCACACATGAAGAACATTACGCTGGTCGAACTGATAACTGGCAAACCTCCGTCGGATAAACCGACGAGTAAAAGTACCACAGACAATTTGCCACCACGACCTAGTACACTAGAGATGCTACCACAGACTTCTGTATCAGAAGCATTCAATGTCAAGTCCAGTCAATTTCCGGCAAAACTCCTTGAAGCGAGTTCACCGGCAGACTCCATTTCCAGCAGTGAGAGTGTAAGCAGTGAGAGGAGCGCGGCCAGCGTGCACTCCTTACCTCCGCACGGAGGTTCCCGTACGCCCAGAGCGTTGAAAGTCTCGTCACACTACCTCTTGTCTTCCTCCACGCAAGCCTTGAAGCACCTGAGGGAAAACCATGGAAAGGGGAGAAGCGCTGCGAGGCCACGGAATCCGGACGAGCCCCCGCGAGCGTCAAGCGCGCCTCCCGTACCTGGCAAGATCTTTGAGAACGAAGTTGAGAACGTCCGTGCTGCAAGTGTTGCAAGTGTACCCGCCGTAACTGACATTTATGAAAATGGCCAGGCCTCGTGCGCCACACGAGGCAACCTCACAACCAACGACGCAAGTTTAGCGCACGTTAGCAGACCCACGTCCAACCCCGGAGTGTTGACTCCCGTACAGGTCGCTCCGACGGACAGCGCGCCCAGCTTGGTGAACCAGCACGTCGGCGTGCCGGTGAGTTTTGTCGGATTTCAGAACGTGGTGAGGTTGCCGCAGGGCGCCCTCCCACAGCACATACAGGTGCCCCAGGGGATGATACAGGGGATGAACCAGGTACATGTGGGGAACATGATGCAACAGGTGGGGCAGATCGTCAACGTTTCCCCCCAGACTCTGTCCGCCCCGCCCCAGCTGCACCACCCCCAGCAAGTCTTGGTGTCCATGTCCTCGAACGGCAACGCCATCCCCATCACCATGAACCAAGTCAGCCTGCACCACCAGAACAACGCCAACAACACCGTCGTGAACTGTGTACAGAACGCCAACAACATCAACACCATGCAGAATGCCGGCGGAACGCCCGGAGGGAACGCGAACTGCGTCGGACCAAACTCCAACAACAGCGGCGGCCACACCACCAACGCAGGCACCAAGTGTTCCTGTAGGCTGAAGGCCATGGTCATGTGTAAAAGTTGCGGTGCGTTCTGTCACGACGATTGTATAGGGCCGTCTAGGCTATGTGTTACTTGTCTTATTAAGTAA